A part of Larkinella insperata genomic DNA contains:
- a CDS encoding beta-L-arabinofuranosidase domain-containing protein, producing MKKILSLTLAGLFVSVSVTAQSPKPVPEKYRELPLSAIKPTGWLRNQLQIMRNGTTGHLDEVHAKIGNDNGWLGGKGDAWEETPYWLDGAVPLAYLLDDKPLQQKVKKYIDWVIDNQRPSGYFGAITKDEREKNIKVDVANCASGDDWWPKMVMLKVVQQYYTATNDPRAIPFMTKYFKYQLQALKSCPVGKWTEWATSRGTDNVMMTQWLYGLTGDKSLLELAALIESQSFPWSDWLGNRDWVIGAAAQQNEDHWMRRHAVNVGMALKAPAINYQRTGDPKYLKSLKTGFNDLMTLHGLPMGIFSGDEDLHGNDPTQGVELCTIVESMYSLEKIIGITGDPHYMDALERMTFNALPTQTTDDYNAKQYFQIANQVHVKRGVFNFSLPFGREMNNVFGMRSGYTCCLANMHQGWTKFAAHLWYATGTPGRPDNGLAALAYSPNNVTAKVGAKNTEVTIRETTRYPFEEGIQLELATASNVAFPLHLRIPSWCRKATVTVNGENVQTPEGGQVIVLNRTWKNGDRVTLTFPMAVSTSNWGRNSRAVERGPLVYALKLEETWEKETEKDEGDYFNVFPKGDWNYGLIDKIVKDPAANLDVKTVKPITDSFVWNLQNAPIEIRASARKIPGWKIVNDVVPQPVTDRNGHFVGKVDEELETITLVPYGCTKVRVVAFPVVK from the coding sequence ATGAAAAAGATCCTTTCCCTAACCCTGGCTGGTCTTTTTGTATCGGTTTCCGTAACAGCCCAATCGCCCAAACCCGTGCCCGAAAAATACCGGGAGTTGCCGCTCTCGGCCATCAAACCGACCGGCTGGCTGCGTAACCAGTTGCAGATCATGCGCAACGGCACCACCGGCCATCTCGACGAGGTGCACGCCAAAATCGGCAACGACAACGGCTGGCTGGGTGGCAAAGGCGATGCCTGGGAGGAAACACCCTACTGGCTCGACGGCGCGGTGCCGCTGGCGTACCTGCTGGACGACAAACCGTTGCAGCAGAAAGTCAAAAAATACATCGACTGGGTGATTGACAACCAGCGACCCTCCGGTTATTTTGGCGCGATTACCAAGGATGAGCGGGAGAAGAACATCAAAGTAGACGTGGCCAACTGCGCGTCGGGCGACGACTGGTGGCCCAAAATGGTGATGCTGAAAGTAGTTCAGCAGTATTATACGGCCACGAACGACCCGCGCGCGATCCCGTTCATGACGAAATATTTCAAGTACCAGTTGCAGGCGCTGAAAAGCTGCCCGGTGGGCAAGTGGACTGAGTGGGCTACCTCGCGCGGAACCGACAACGTGATGATGACGCAGTGGCTGTACGGCCTAACGGGCGACAAATCGCTGCTCGAACTGGCGGCCCTGATCGAGTCGCAGAGTTTTCCGTGGAGCGACTGGCTGGGCAACCGCGACTGGGTGATCGGCGCTGCCGCCCAGCAAAACGAAGACCACTGGATGCGCCGTCACGCTGTCAACGTCGGGATGGCCTTGAAAGCTCCGGCCATCAATTACCAGCGGACGGGCGACCCAAAGTACCTCAAATCGCTCAAAACCGGCTTCAACGACCTGATGACGCTGCACGGTTTGCCGATGGGCATTTTCTCCGGTGACGAAGACCTGCACGGCAACGACCCGACCCAGGGCGTGGAGCTTTGTACCATTGTGGAGTCGATGTATTCGCTGGAAAAAATCATCGGCATCACCGGCGATCCGCACTACATGGACGCCCTGGAACGCATGACGTTCAACGCCCTGCCGACGCAGACCACCGACGATTACAACGCCAAGCAGTATTTTCAGATTGCCAATCAGGTGCACGTCAAGCGGGGCGTTTTTAATTTCTCGTTACCATTTGGCCGGGAAATGAACAACGTGTTCGGGATGCGGAGCGGCTACACCTGCTGCCTCGCCAACATGCACCAGGGCTGGACGAAATTTGCCGCCCACCTGTGGTACGCCACCGGTACGCCGGGGCGGCCGGACAATGGCCTGGCGGCTCTGGCCTACAGCCCAAACAACGTCACGGCGAAAGTGGGCGCGAAGAACACCGAGGTAACCATTCGGGAAACGACCCGCTATCCGTTTGAGGAAGGTATTCAACTCGAATTGGCGACGGCTTCGAACGTGGCGTTTCCGTTGCATCTGCGCATCCCGTCGTGGTGCCGGAAAGCGACGGTGACCGTCAACGGGGAAAACGTGCAGACGCCCGAAGGGGGACAGGTCATTGTCTTGAACCGGACCTGGAAGAACGGCGATCGGGTAACGCTGACCTTTCCAATGGCCGTCAGTACCTCCAACTGGGGCCGTAATTCGCGGGCGGTGGAGCGCGGGCCGCTGGTGTACGCCCTGAAGCTGGAAGAAACCTGGGAAAAGGAAACCGAAAAAGACGAAGGTGATTACTTCAACGTGTTTCCGAAAGGCGATTGGAACTACGGTTTGATCGATAAAATTGTGAAAGACCCGGCAGCCAATCTGGACGTAAAAACCGTCAAACCCATTACCGACTCGTTTGTCTGGAACCTGCAAAATGCGCCCATCGAGATTCGGGCGTCGGCCAGGAAGATTCCCGGCTGGAAGATCGTCAACGACGTAGTGCCCCAGCCCGTCACGGATCGCAACGGCCATTTTGTGGGCAAGGTGGATGAGGAACTGGAGACGATTACGCTCGTGCCCTACGGTTGCACGAAGGTCCGGGTGGTGGCGTTTCCGGTGGTGAAGTAA
- a CDS encoding cupin domain-containing protein, which translates to MNKPIGKQTADHYSWGNHCDSWVLADTEGLSVKEESMPAATREQLHFHSHAQQFFYILRGTATFYVDTEKMVVAAHRGILINPPTQHYIANETDDRLEFLVISQPTTTNDRTTVG; encoded by the coding sequence ATGAACAAACCGATTGGTAAGCAAACCGCCGACCATTATTCGTGGGGGAACCACTGCGATAGCTGGGTCCTGGCCGATACCGAAGGGCTTTCCGTGAAAGAAGAAAGCATGCCAGCCGCAACAAGAGAGCAGTTGCATTTTCATAGCCATGCTCAGCAATTTTTCTATATTCTGAGGGGAACGGCCACCTTTTACGTGGACACGGAGAAAATGGTTGTTGCGGCTCATCGGGGCATTTTGATCAATCCCCCAACGCAGCACTACATTGCCAACGAAACCGACGATCGGCTTGAGTTTCTGGTGATCTCGCAGCCGACAACGACGAATGACAGAACAACGGTTGGTTGA
- a CDS encoding RNA polymerase sigma factor — protein MFTFNDTARLQESELIAALKAGRESAFRMLVEMHQGKVYNTALAIVQQSEEAEDIAQEVFVEVYQTIGQFREEARLTTWLYRITTTKALAHLRKRKAQKRFSLLTSLFGVNNEVLHDPPDFQHPGVSLEQQEEMGTLFKAINRLADSQKVAFVLHYVEEQSHREIAEVMQVTVSAVESLLHRAKQNLRKQLTPFYQERKTP, from the coding sequence GTGTTCACCTTTAACGATACCGCCCGTTTGCAGGAGTCCGAACTAATCGCTGCGCTGAAAGCCGGCCGGGAGTCGGCGTTCCGGATGCTTGTTGAAATGCATCAGGGTAAGGTCTATAACACCGCTCTGGCGATTGTGCAGCAATCCGAAGAAGCCGAGGACATTGCGCAGGAGGTTTTTGTGGAGGTTTACCAGACCATTGGGCAGTTTCGCGAAGAAGCCCGGCTGACCACCTGGCTCTACCGCATCACGACCACGAAAGCCCTGGCGCACCTGCGGAAACGGAAAGCGCAGAAACGGTTTTCGCTGCTGACGAGCTTGTTTGGCGTGAACAACGAAGTGCTGCACGACCCGCCCGATTTTCAGCATCCCGGCGTTTCGCTGGAACAGCAGGAGGAGATGGGCACCCTGTTCAAAGCCATCAACCGGCTGGCCGATTCGCAGAAAGTCGCCTTCGTTTTACATTATGTTGAAGAACAGAGCCACCGCGAAATTGCGGAGGTCATGCAGGTAACGGTGTCGGCGGTGGAGTCGCTGCTGCACCGGGCCAAGCAGAATTTACGCAAACAATTGACCCCGTTTTATCAGGAAAGAAAGACCCCGTGA